From Rhinatrema bivittatum chromosome 5, aRhiBiv1.1, whole genome shotgun sequence, the proteins below share one genomic window:
- the LOC115092971 gene encoding G-protein coupled receptor 183-like, translated as MSSTAPMSEMNNLTYSNGSTCDVYSHHSTTKVMFALHYILVFIFGSCGNILALYITFQRRKKINSTDLYLINLAISDTFFTLALPGRVAYYILEFSWPFGDWLCRATAFIFYTNTYVGIYFMTCVSVDRYLAVVHAHRQSKFRKVGSAKYICLVVWCLVFIQTTPLLFRAMTKIVGTRTTCMEYFNFEEIPKLPLFLLLACVVGYFLPVGIILWCYLRINFKLCKITKENPLADKNGRHRKAFSVILVVLIALVLCFSPYHLNITQFMVRRLLYKPRCSEQQVFKMWLQITVALMNTNCCTDPVIYFFAFKGYKKRVINIFKTYISVPSSSTGKNASESNSSSHNHGAYSVSD; from the coding sequence ATGTCTTCCACTGCTCCCATGAGTGAAATGAATAACCTTACCTACAGCAATGGCAGCACCTGCGACGTGTACAGCCACCACTCTACCACAAAAGTCATGTTTGCACTGCACTATATCCTTGTGTTCATTTTTGGCTCATGCGGGAATATTCTCGCTCTTTATATCACCTTCCAACGAAGGAAGAAAATCAACTCAACAGACCTCTACTTAATCAACCTAGCAATTTCTGACACCTTCTTTACGCTTGCCCTGCCTGGAAGAGTTGCATACTACATTTTAGAATTCAGCTGGCCTTTTGGAGACTGGCTGTGCCGAGCCACTGCATTCATCTTCTATACAAACACATATGTCGGGATCTACTTCATGACATGTGTTAGTGTAGACCGCTACCTTGCTGTCGTTCACGCTCACCGTCAAAGTAAATTCAGAAAAGTCGGCTCTGCTAAGTATATTTGCCTAGTAGTCTGGTGCCTGGTGTTCATTCAGACAACACCATTACTCTTTAGGGCAATGACAAAGATAGTAGGAACTAGGACAACATGCATGGAGTATTTCAACTTTGAAGAAATTCCTAAGCTGCCATTGTTTCTTTTGTTGGCTTGTGTCGTCGGCTACTTCTTACCAGTGGGGATCATATTATGGTGTTATTTGCGGATCAACTTCAAGCTGTGTAAGATAACAAAGGAAAACCCCCTGGCTGACAAGAATGGCCGTCACAGGAAGGCTTTCTCCGTCATTCTGGTTGTGCTCATTGCCCTTGTGCTCTGTTTCAGTCCCTACCATTTGAACATCACTCAGTTCATGGTGCGAAGACTCTTGTACAAGCCTCGCTGTTCAGAGCAACAGGTTTTTAAGATGTGGCTTCAAATCACAGTGGCTCTCATGAACACAAACTGTTGCACCGATCCTGTAATCTACTTCTTTGCATTTAAAGGGTACAAGAAGAGAGttataaacatatttaaaaccTACATCTCAGTTCCATCATCCTCTACTGGAAAAAATGCTTCTGAAAGCAACAGCAGCAGTCACAATCACGGAGCTTACTCAGTATCAGATTAG